A genomic segment from Candidatus Nitrospira nitrosa encodes:
- a CDS encoding HD domain-containing phosphohydrolase: protein MTTSSQPSAQPTVLIIDDEVGPRDALKVVLGPFCTIHCAENARIALELLRTKSIDLITLDQKLPDRPGLELLQEIKLEYPHIEVVIITGYGSLKSAMEGIRHGAAGYLLKPFNTHELTTLIQQTIEKKRRLDFLRRYLRNSPELWGSPEQGTQAWKILQTEYFSLSPNNEPAAAIPSQDDMTLLPLLSDILEATDRQLLNHSSRVSFYATLMAARLNLSLTDQKALALGAFLHDIGKTNLPHYRFSDDQVLPSREPVLCREHPVNGARMIAPLELPAEVGQIIAAHHERWDGQGYPRGLHGTETPLLARIVGMAQLFDHLTADTPGRSPLSVEQAIQQITNPSLMQFDPQLLELFIDVVKESTASIPTLSAAPAA from the coding sequence ATGACGACTTCTAGCCAACCTTCCGCACAACCCACTGTTCTTATTATTGATGATGAGGTAGGCCCACGAGACGCATTGAAAGTTGTGCTTGGTCCATTTTGCACCATCCACTGTGCTGAGAATGCCAGGATAGCACTGGAGCTTCTCAGAACGAAGTCGATAGACCTCATTACCCTCGATCAGAAACTTCCGGATCGCCCAGGCCTAGAGCTCCTTCAAGAAATCAAGCTCGAGTATCCCCACATAGAGGTCGTGATTATCACGGGATACGGAAGCCTCAAATCCGCCATGGAAGGTATTCGTCACGGTGCGGCAGGCTACCTACTGAAACCCTTCAATACACACGAACTGACCACGCTCATTCAGCAAACAATCGAGAAAAAACGTCGACTAGATTTTCTTCGGCGATACCTCCGCAACTCACCGGAACTTTGGGGATCTCCGGAACAAGGCACCCAAGCGTGGAAAATTCTCCAAACCGAATACTTTTCTCTGTCTCCAAACAATGAGCCGGCGGCAGCGATACCCTCGCAAGACGATATGACACTGCTTCCGCTGCTCTCTGACATCCTTGAGGCGACTGACCGTCAGCTATTGAATCATTCGAGTCGTGTGAGTTTCTATGCCACATTAATGGCTGCTCGACTCAATCTTTCTCTTACGGACCAAAAGGCCTTGGCTCTAGGAGCCTTTCTCCATGATATTGGCAAAACGAACCTGCCTCACTATCGATTTTCTGACGATCAAGTTCTGCCGTCACGGGAACCTGTTTTGTGCCGAGAACATCCCGTCAACGGGGCTCGCATGATCGCACCCTTAGAGCTACCAGCTGAAGTAGGGCAGATTATCGCCGCGCACCATGAGCGATGGGATGGACAAGGATATCCCCGTGGACTGCACGGTACCGAGACTCCGCTGTTGGCTCGCATTGTGGGTATGGCTCAGTTGTTTGACCATTTGACTGCAGATACTCCAGGACGCTCTCCCCTTTCCGTCGAACAAGCCATTCAACAGATCACCAACCCGTCTCTGATGCAGTTCGACCCACAGCTTCTGGAACTGTTCATCGATGTCGTCAAAGAATCGACCGCCTCAATCCCGACTTTGAGTGCCGCTCCCGCTGCCTAA
- a CDS encoding LPS-assembly protein LptD encodes MGDPLAWLRQGGLLTLLTLLLSPLSVSAADHPGGSAGSSSASTPLDITAERIDYQQEQEIYEANGAVIIRQGGITLTADHATIQALPGILTAVGHVHLTDVQADVTAERLELNVNTEAGIATHAELFIPSRNALVSGQYLQRLSEYHYRVKDGSFTNCDAQEGEVPAWRFRANDVDMTISDTLAFKGGWFCILDVPTIPLPTFSYPMARRQTGFLIPTPKYNSRFGFGAQAHFFWAISPSQDVTISPSYYNRLGYGSDFEYRYILDRRSRGKWYLSYLQQTQLPDAGGIGTNSDAQQARATVTGSHTQYLTDTLLLRANANLVTDPNFYQQLSNSGVLRALPSAESNLLLSQRLPYGSLYLLGLYLQPLQAGGKDTFQRLPEAGYNLPYVSLFNSPVRYGMEGNYVNFYREDGFALNRFNLVPGIATELIELGHLVGIRPQAKFREVYYTRGAQSEDAQHRETFWLGVDATSKLTRRFSLADGNSLLHTMEPTVTYEYVPGTRQSALTQIDQIDDLPKKNLVTYMLRSRVLESGTGTAFNWLDLTVAQSYHVGGVQTLAREFTPGVAPFLGSFTQPIQPATVPIQGKRFSDIWVRAVIGNNLPPLSSISQLDTPIFGQGAQAWALRPPINRYVTMDAFVDPYQLTVSQFNADLRFQEGTNWYVEVGQRYTRDGNRVRRGDIWNPISFNEVYAPTKEIQFVTMGGGVRTPWGWTFGAKAYYDVKQGRSPELDVVALYQNPCKCWSLGLHYIKFPDREQYGFMLNFTGVGGVGNAEAVLMRTLLNPLVYGERGLPWPAPGGPYGLPPQVSEPNGTPPRVQAGR; translated from the coding sequence ATGGGGGATCCTCTCGCGTGGCTTCGCCAAGGAGGTCTGCTCACTCTCCTCACGCTTCTGCTCTCACCCCTTTCGGTCTCCGCCGCTGATCATCCAGGGGGAAGTGCTGGATCTTCTTCGGCTTCTACTCCTCTGGACATCACGGCCGAGCGGATCGACTATCAACAAGAACAGGAAATCTACGAAGCGAACGGGGCCGTGATCATTCGTCAGGGAGGGATCACGCTGACTGCTGATCACGCCACCATTCAAGCCCTACCCGGGATCCTTACGGCTGTCGGTCATGTTCATTTAACCGACGTACAAGCTGATGTGACAGCCGAGCGATTGGAGTTGAACGTCAATACCGAGGCCGGTATTGCCACGCATGCGGAGCTTTTCATTCCTTCCCGAAATGCGCTCGTGTCGGGTCAATATCTACAGCGATTGTCCGAATACCACTATCGTGTGAAAGATGGCAGCTTTACCAACTGTGATGCCCAAGAAGGAGAAGTGCCGGCTTGGCGGTTCCGTGCCAACGATGTGGACATGACGATTAGTGATACGTTGGCCTTTAAAGGTGGATGGTTCTGCATCTTGGACGTGCCGACGATTCCTCTTCCGACCTTCTCGTATCCGATGGCGAGACGACAAACCGGATTTCTGATTCCTACTCCGAAGTACAACAGTCGGTTTGGATTTGGTGCGCAGGCCCACTTTTTCTGGGCAATCAGTCCGAGTCAGGATGTGACGATCTCACCGTCCTACTACAATCGATTGGGATACGGGTCTGATTTTGAGTATCGCTACATATTGGACCGTCGATCGCGCGGCAAATGGTATCTGAGTTATTTGCAGCAGACTCAGCTACCGGACGCCGGCGGTATCGGGACCAACAGCGATGCGCAACAAGCCCGTGCAACAGTGACCGGGAGTCATACGCAGTATCTGACGGATACGCTTTTGTTGCGGGCCAATGCCAATTTGGTCACTGACCCGAACTTTTATCAGCAGTTGAGCAACTCGGGTGTCCTCCGAGCCTTGCCGAGTGCCGAATCGAATCTTTTACTTTCCCAACGTCTTCCCTACGGCAGTCTCTACCTCTTAGGTTTGTATCTGCAGCCGTTACAGGCCGGTGGCAAAGATACCTTTCAGCGCCTTCCCGAAGCCGGGTACAACTTGCCCTATGTGTCTCTGTTCAATTCACCTGTTCGGTATGGCATGGAAGGAAACTACGTCAACTTTTACCGAGAAGACGGGTTTGCCCTCAACCGATTCAATCTTGTTCCTGGCATTGCCACGGAGCTGATTGAGCTCGGACACCTCGTAGGGATTCGTCCTCAGGCGAAGTTTAGGGAGGTGTATTACACGAGAGGTGCGCAGTCGGAGGATGCTCAACATCGAGAAACCTTTTGGCTGGGGGTCGATGCGACATCGAAACTCACACGCCGCTTTTCGTTGGCTGATGGTAACAGTCTCTTGCATACGATGGAACCGACGGTGACCTATGAGTATGTCCCCGGCACCAGACAATCGGCGTTGACACAAATCGATCAGATCGATGATCTGCCCAAGAAGAATCTCGTGACCTATATGCTCCGGAGTCGTGTGCTGGAATCAGGGACAGGGACGGCCTTCAATTGGCTGGATCTCACTGTCGCTCAGAGTTACCATGTCGGAGGCGTGCAGACGTTGGCGCGCGAGTTTACGCCTGGCGTCGCCCCTTTCCTTGGCTCGTTCACCCAGCCGATCCAGCCGGCGACGGTCCCTATTCAAGGCAAGAGGTTCTCTGATATCTGGGTGCGAGCCGTGATTGGGAATAATCTCCCGCCGCTCAGCAGTATTTCACAGCTGGATACTCCAATTTTTGGTCAGGGCGCTCAAGCCTGGGCGCTGCGGCCTCCCATCAATCGGTACGTGACCATGGACGCATTTGTTGATCCGTATCAGCTGACCGTGAGCCAATTCAACGCAGATCTCCGCTTTCAGGAGGGAACCAATTGGTATGTTGAAGTGGGGCAGCGTTATACGAGGGATGGCAATCGGGTCAGGCGAGGGGATATTTGGAACCCCATCTCCTTCAACGAAGTGTATGCTCCGACAAAAGAGATTCAATTCGTGACGATGGGGGGTGGGGTACGTACTCCCTGGGGGTGGACCTTTGGGGCCAAGGCCTATTATGACGTGAAGCAGGGGAGAAGTCCTGAATTGGACGTTGTCGCCTTGTATCAAAATCCATGCAAGTGTTGGTCATTGGGGCTCCATTACATCAAATTCCCCGATCGTGAGCAGTACGGGTTCATGTTGAATTTCACGGGGGTCGGCGGTGTGGGCAATGCAGAAGCTGTCCTCATGCGGACGTTGCTGAATCCGCTGGTATATGGAGAACGCGGTCTGCCCTGGCCGGCTCCTGGGGGACCCTATGGATTGCCACCACAGGTTTCCGAGCCCAACGGGACTCCACCTCGCGTTCAAGCCGGGCGCTGA
- a CDS encoding sigma-54-dependent transcriptional regulator — MESVIAKKRLLLIDDEARVRASLKMVLEPLYDIAQASDGPEGLDIFRKEVPDLVLLDIVLPGTDGLAVLQTLRTERKSTPVIMLTGTKSVKTAVDAMKLGAADYLSKPFDVDELRIVIDRALNSSELEQEVTQLRAQVVKRYAFHNLIGKSQGMQEIYAKIEQVADSRTTVLITGESGTGKELVAKALHYNSSRRERPFVALNCAALPETLIESELFGHEKGAFTDATARRVGQFELANTGTLFLDEIGDLSPITQAKLLRVIQEREFTRIGGVQPIKVDVRIVAATNKNLDDLVRKGLFREDLYYRINVIALYLPPLRERVEDIPLIANHFLEKRLEEAQRPPIEFGKEALELLTRYPWPGNVRELENFIEQAFIWSQHATEITPEHLPTSMKSTSRSPSLRDDTLAGRMSLEKAVMEFEREIILDALKRTNYVQTHAAHLLGISRRMLKYRMDTLGIGRPDNSTTQDSEHHTQE, encoded by the coding sequence GTGGAAAGCGTCATTGCAAAAAAGCGACTGTTATTGATCGACGACGAAGCCAGGGTCCGTGCCTCACTGAAAATGGTGCTGGAGCCGCTTTACGATATCGCCCAAGCAAGTGACGGTCCTGAGGGCCTCGACATCTTCCGCAAAGAAGTCCCTGATCTGGTTCTGCTCGACATCGTCCTGCCTGGCACCGACGGTCTCGCCGTGCTTCAGACGCTCAGAACGGAGCGCAAATCCACTCCGGTCATCATGCTCACCGGCACCAAATCCGTGAAAACCGCCGTGGATGCGATGAAGTTGGGGGCGGCCGACTATCTCTCAAAACCCTTCGACGTCGACGAGCTTCGGATCGTGATCGACCGTGCCCTGAACTCATCGGAGTTGGAACAAGAAGTCACCCAATTACGGGCACAAGTCGTCAAACGATACGCGTTTCACAATCTGATCGGGAAAAGCCAGGGAATGCAGGAGATCTACGCAAAAATTGAACAGGTTGCCGACAGCCGAACCACGGTACTCATCACCGGAGAAAGTGGAACCGGCAAAGAGTTGGTCGCCAAAGCCTTACATTACAACAGTTCCCGCCGAGAGCGTCCGTTTGTCGCACTCAACTGCGCCGCATTGCCTGAGACGCTGATTGAAAGCGAACTCTTTGGCCACGAAAAAGGGGCCTTTACGGACGCCACAGCCCGACGTGTCGGGCAGTTTGAACTAGCGAATACGGGAACCTTATTCCTCGACGAAATCGGCGATCTCAGTCCGATCACACAAGCCAAGCTATTGCGTGTCATTCAAGAACGAGAGTTTACGAGGATCGGCGGAGTGCAGCCGATTAAAGTCGATGTCCGCATCGTCGCTGCCACCAACAAAAACCTCGATGACCTTGTGCGAAAAGGGCTGTTCCGAGAAGATCTCTACTATCGCATCAATGTGATCGCACTCTATCTGCCTCCTCTTCGTGAACGGGTTGAAGATATTCCCCTCATCGCCAACCATTTTTTGGAGAAACGACTGGAGGAAGCACAACGTCCCCCTATTGAATTTGGGAAAGAGGCGCTGGAACTCCTGACCCGTTATCCTTGGCCGGGTAATGTGCGTGAGCTTGAAAACTTTATTGAGCAAGCGTTCATCTGGTCCCAACATGCCACGGAAATCACTCCGGAGCATTTACCAACATCGATGAAGAGCACCTCGCGTTCGCCATCGCTCCGCGACGACACCCTTGCCGGTCGGATGTCACTTGAGAAGGCCGTGATGGAATTTGAGCGGGAAATCATTCTCGACGCCTTGAAGCGAACCAATTATGTCCAGACCCATGCGGCACACCTACTGGGGATCAGCCGCCGAATGCTCAAGTATCGAATGGATACACTCGGTATCGGGCGACCAGACAATTCAACTACACAGGATTCCGAACATCACACGCAAGAATGA
- a CDS encoding GAF domain-containing sensor histidine kinase: protein MIAATSSQANSSSAGHESIQTLTRFLQAIGHPTSLTRLADQILLSLSEIAHYPQGSLFLFEREHRHYRQIHSFGQIKTVAPPSVMAVDHPLVQALIADQHIVDRLESPLIPHAKIFNDRTHPLPGSHVLAVPLLTHGTLIAFILLHSPATQAALSPVTMEILTAMAQSAANALDSLLIYEDLRQSQSLMRRTDRLRSLEIIAGGFAHEIRNPLTSIKTFIQLAPERKDDSQFIVEFSRIVLEDVNRIERLIQEILDYARYMEPQMTDEDLNDLVTSCLYFIQVKADGRGIKIEKQLAPETPRGMLDRQQIKQVLLNLLLNALDAMGEGRGSLRVRTHQFQKPEGTFFMQIDIEDTGQGIAPENLEHIFDPFFTTKHSSTMNAGTGLGLTIAHQIIQEHHGTIHVTSTLGQGTTFRITLPALHQ from the coding sequence ATGATAGCCGCCACATCGTCCCAAGCCAATTCTTCCTCCGCTGGTCATGAGTCGATCCAGACGCTGACACGGTTTCTGCAAGCGATCGGACACCCGACAAGTCTGACGCGCCTTGCCGACCAAATTCTCTTGAGCCTCTCTGAAATCGCCCACTATCCACAGGGTTCCCTTTTCCTATTCGAACGAGAACATCGCCACTACCGTCAGATACATTCGTTCGGACAGATCAAGACCGTTGCACCTCCTTCGGTCATGGCTGTTGACCATCCTCTAGTCCAGGCTCTCATCGCGGACCAACACATCGTGGACAGGCTGGAATCACCTCTTATCCCACACGCCAAAATTTTCAATGACAGAACGCATCCCCTTCCAGGGTCCCATGTCCTTGCCGTTCCACTCCTCACACATGGAACCCTGATTGCATTCATATTACTTCACTCTCCAGCCACACAGGCAGCACTCTCACCCGTCACCATGGAAATCCTGACAGCGATGGCCCAGAGTGCCGCAAATGCACTTGATTCGCTCCTGATTTATGAAGATCTCCGCCAATCCCAGTCCCTCATGCGCCGAACCGACAGGCTGCGTTCACTGGAAATCATCGCCGGCGGGTTTGCCCATGAAATCCGTAACCCGTTAACGTCCATTAAGACCTTTATTCAGCTGGCTCCCGAGCGGAAAGACGACAGCCAATTTATCGTGGAATTCAGCCGCATTGTCCTTGAAGACGTCAATCGGATCGAGCGATTGATTCAAGAAATCCTTGATTACGCCCGTTACATGGAACCGCAGATGACCGACGAGGACCTGAATGACCTCGTCACATCCTGCCTGTACTTCATCCAAGTTAAGGCAGACGGGCGAGGGATCAAGATTGAAAAACAGTTGGCGCCTGAGACTCCTCGTGGCATGCTGGATCGTCAGCAAATCAAACAGGTGCTTTTGAATCTCCTCCTGAACGCTCTCGATGCGATGGGTGAGGGACGCGGCAGCCTCCGGGTACGGACACATCAATTCCAGAAGCCTGAGGGTACGTTTTTCATGCAGATCGACATCGAAGATACCGGACAGGGAATCGCACCAGAGAACCTTGAGCACATCTTTGATCCATTCTTTACAACGAAACATTCAAGCACGATGAACGCCGGAACCGGGCTGGGGTTAACGATCGCGCACCAGATCATTCAGGAACATCACGGCACCATTCATGTAACCAGCACACTCGGTCAAGGCACGACGTTCCGCATTACTCTTCCCGCGCTTCATCAGTAG
- a CDS encoding Stp1/IreP family PP2C-type Ser/Thr phosphatase, which yields MSTWIGIGRSETGLVRASNQDAFAVMDTTGMWAVADGMGGHVGGAVAAQTAISTVQTQAAFSQEQLRSGSASPIDVLTTLISRAHDAILAQARSQPKLKGMGTTLVLLTVVPDQTSMAYVAHIGDSRAYRFRAGALTPLTRDHSLIEKYLERGILTPETAKTHPERHVLTRALGVSSTVTPTIAGCAMQEDDLVILCSDGLTKMLEDQDIQRVLCNDDPSPASACDRLIAAALDRGGEDNVTVVVVAYR from the coding sequence ATGAGTACATGGATCGGTATCGGCCGAAGCGAAACAGGTCTGGTGCGGGCGTCAAACCAGGATGCCTTTGCCGTAATGGACACCACAGGAATGTGGGCCGTCGCCGACGGGATGGGCGGTCACGTGGGCGGCGCGGTCGCAGCCCAGACGGCCATCTCGACGGTGCAAACCCAAGCTGCGTTCTCACAGGAGCAGCTCCGCAGCGGATCAGCCTCACCGATTGATGTGTTGACCACGCTGATCAGCCGCGCGCATGACGCCATTCTGGCGCAGGCCCGCTCCCAACCGAAGCTCAAGGGGATGGGGACCACCCTCGTGCTGCTGACCGTCGTCCCTGACCAAACCTCCATGGCCTACGTCGCTCACATCGGTGACAGTCGTGCCTACCGGTTTCGCGCCGGGGCGCTGACTCCCCTCACCAGAGATCACTCATTGATCGAAAAATATCTCGAGCGCGGTATCCTCACTCCGGAAACAGCCAAAACCCATCCCGAGCGACATGTCCTGACTCGCGCCCTTGGCGTCTCGTCAACAGTAACCCCCACGATCGCCGGCTGTGCCATGCAGGAAGACGATCTCGTGATTCTCTGCTCAGATGGCCTGACAAAAATGTTGGAGGATCAGGATATTCAACGTGTGCTATGCAATGACGACCCCAGCCCGGCCAGTGCCTGTGATCGTCTGATCGCTGCGGCACTCGATCGTGGCGGGGAAGACAACGTCACGGTCGTCGTCGTCGCCTATCGATAA
- the recN gene encoding DNA repair protein RecN, which translates to MLTELRITNFAVIERLSLEIDSGFTVLTGETGTGKSLLIDAVALLIGGRVSSDQVRFGEDEAQLEAVFEIPPTHPILPRLRAQGLIGPNDFELIIRRTIARSGRNRVYLNGVLSPAHALEEFAGTLIDIHGQHDQQSLLSGSAQLEVLDAFGRLQDLRNQYRSSHREWTSARHTRAELAAANDQRMQQHDVLSFQQQELDQAACRLGEEEGLQAERQRLASSRRLTELASEAQAQLQADRQGILASLALVERAVGELAQLDPEMKGIAGLVSESRVLLKEVSDGLRGYVEGLDADPSRLTTIEDRLAVIHRMKKKYGGTIEAVLATQSRVKEELERLSRSGSELEQCDRLILEQQQAVAKLARQLSEKRTKAAISLTKLVGKDLEALKMGPVRFLVQVEPAELGDEYGPDGVDRVEFLLSTNSGEPLKSMARVASGGELSRVMLALKSVLADVDQVPVLIFDEIDTGVGGAVAATIGKRLRALGQYHQVLCITHLPQVASQAEHHFCVEKSEVKGRTVAKVRALVGASRESEIARMLGGERVTQKTRATAAELLEHKSSLGSGSGTQSRD; encoded by the coding sequence ATGCTCACTGAGCTGCGGATTACGAATTTTGCCGTCATTGAGCGACTGAGTCTTGAAATCGACTCAGGGTTTACCGTACTGACCGGAGAGACAGGGACTGGGAAGTCCCTGTTAATCGATGCGGTGGCGCTTCTTATTGGTGGTCGCGTCTCAAGTGACCAAGTCCGCTTTGGTGAGGATGAAGCGCAGCTCGAAGCGGTCTTCGAGATACCACCCACTCACCCAATCCTTCCTCGGCTTCGGGCCCAAGGGCTTATTGGTCCGAACGATTTCGAGCTCATCATCCGACGGACGATCGCCCGATCAGGGAGAAACCGAGTCTATCTGAACGGAGTGCTCAGCCCGGCTCACGCATTGGAAGAGTTTGCCGGCACGCTCATCGATATCCATGGTCAACATGATCAGCAGTCGTTGCTCTCCGGCTCAGCTCAACTGGAGGTGTTGGATGCATTTGGCCGGCTGCAAGATCTACGAAACCAATATCGCTCGAGTCATCGAGAATGGACCAGTGCCCGTCATACGCGTGCTGAGTTGGCCGCTGCGAACGATCAGCGGATGCAGCAGCACGATGTGCTGAGCTTTCAGCAACAAGAATTAGATCAAGCAGCCTGTCGTCTTGGGGAGGAGGAAGGGCTCCAAGCTGAGCGGCAACGGTTAGCCTCGTCTCGTCGTCTGACGGAATTGGCATCGGAGGCCCAAGCACAACTTCAGGCGGATAGACAGGGGATTTTGGCCAGTTTGGCGTTGGTCGAGCGGGCGGTAGGAGAACTGGCTCAGCTTGATCCTGAGATGAAGGGTATCGCGGGGCTTGTCTCGGAATCCAGAGTCCTCTTGAAGGAAGTCTCGGATGGCCTTCGCGGGTACGTCGAAGGACTGGATGCCGATCCATCACGGTTAACAACGATCGAGGATCGCTTAGCGGTCATTCATAGAATGAAAAAGAAATATGGAGGGACGATTGAAGCCGTGCTTGCTACGCAGAGTCGGGTGAAGGAGGAGTTGGAGCGACTCAGCCGCTCAGGCAGTGAGCTCGAGCAGTGTGATCGTCTGATCCTTGAACAACAGCAGGCCGTTGCCAAGTTAGCGCGCCAGCTTTCTGAAAAGCGGACCAAGGCTGCGATCTCGTTGACAAAACTGGTCGGAAAAGATCTCGAGGCGTTAAAGATGGGACCAGTGAGATTTCTTGTGCAGGTGGAGCCAGCAGAGTTAGGCGATGAGTATGGTCCGGATGGGGTTGATCGGGTTGAGTTTCTGTTATCGACAAATAGTGGTGAGCCCCTCAAATCTATGGCCCGTGTGGCCTCAGGAGGGGAACTCTCTCGGGTCATGTTGGCGTTGAAGTCTGTCCTTGCGGACGTGGATCAGGTGCCGGTGCTCATTTTTGACGAGATCGACACAGGGGTCGGAGGAGCTGTCGCAGCCACGATCGGCAAGCGCTTGCGAGCCCTGGGACAATATCATCAGGTGCTGTGTATCACCCACCTTCCACAAGTTGCCTCCCAGGCCGAGCACCATTTCTGCGTGGAAAAGTCCGAGGTCAAAGGGCGGACGGTGGCCAAGGTGCGGGCCTTGGTAGGTGCCAGTCGAGAGAGTGAAATCGCACGCATGCTCGGCGGTGAGCGAGTGACTCAAAAGACGCGGGCAACAGCTGCGGAATTGCTGGAGCACAAGAGTAGCTTAGGCAGCGGGAGCGGCACTCAAAGTCGGGATTGA
- the trxA gene encoding thioredoxin, whose amino-acid sequence MAGDALKVEDSTWDAEVMKASELVMVDFWAVWCGPCQMVAPIIDELAKEYDGKLKVRKLNTDENPEVAGRYQVMSIPTILFFKNGQQVEKLVGARPKRQFKEMIDSLLAQHAGTA is encoded by the coding sequence GTGGCTGGTGATGCCTTGAAAGTAGAAGATTCTACATGGGATGCAGAAGTTATGAAGGCTTCGGAACTGGTGATGGTCGATTTTTGGGCCGTCTGGTGTGGACCCTGCCAAATGGTTGCTCCGATCATCGATGAATTGGCAAAAGAATACGACGGGAAATTAAAAGTTCGGAAGTTGAACACGGATGAGAATCCTGAGGTCGCTGGTCGGTACCAGGTGATGAGTATTCCGACTATTCTATTCTTTAAGAACGGCCAACAAGTAGAGAAGCTGGTTGGGGCCAGGCCAAAGCGTCAATTCAAGGAAATGATTGATTCACTTCTTGCTCAACATGCTGGGACTGCCTAG
- a CDS encoding ribonuclease H-like domain-containing protein, giving the protein MLTSSFIFLPGVGPVTERRWWQDGVLNWNRFLALSAIPGLSMARKRWYDDELRAAQSATEQGQFRQLASRFPRREHWRLYETCRSRAGYLDIETTGTSPQEGDVTVVGLHHHGQTMSLVRGETLTAERLQAELDHCDLLVTFFGSVFDIPYLCAKFPGLRLPPWHFDLCFAARRLALQGGLKHIEQTLGIERSESIRGLDGWDAVRLWSQWNQGDLVARDQLLAYNRADTEHLVLLADRFAEDLMTQLGASSVVLSTSHPPSTR; this is encoded by the coding sequence ATGCTCACTTCCAGCTTCATCTTCTTGCCAGGCGTCGGTCCGGTCACGGAACGCCGTTGGTGGCAGGACGGTGTACTGAACTGGAACCGCTTCCTCGCTCTTTCTGCAATCCCCGGACTCTCGATGGCTCGGAAACGTTGGTATGACGACGAACTCCGAGCGGCACAATCGGCCACAGAACAGGGCCAGTTTCGTCAATTGGCTTCGCGCTTCCCACGACGCGAACATTGGCGGCTCTACGAAACATGCCGTTCCCGCGCAGGCTATCTGGACATCGAGACCACAGGCACCTCACCACAGGAGGGCGACGTGACGGTCGTTGGACTCCATCACCACGGACAGACGATGAGTCTGGTGCGAGGGGAAACCCTCACGGCAGAACGATTACAGGCTGAACTCGACCACTGTGACCTCCTGGTCACATTTTTTGGATCCGTATTTGATATTCCCTATCTCTGTGCTAAGTTTCCCGGGCTTCGTCTGCCTCCATGGCACTTTGATCTGTGTTTTGCCGCACGCCGACTTGCATTACAGGGCGGACTCAAGCACATTGAACAAACACTGGGTATCGAGCGGAGCGAGTCCATTCGGGGACTAGATGGATGGGATGCAGTTCGCCTCTGGTCTCAGTGGAATCAGGGGGACCTGGTCGCTCGTGACCAGCTTTTGGCCTATAACCGAGCAGATACTGAACACCTCGTGCTCCTGGCAGATCGATTCGCGGAGGATTTAATGACTCAATTGGGCGCATCTTCGGTCGTGTTGTCTACCTCTCACCCACCCTCAACCCGATGA
- a CDS encoding nuclear transport factor 2 family protein — MRQQASFVLVSLAFFLCVTTSSLAAEPSDPETAIRLMIRANAEKDLPALSRLMAHDADIVSYTVGGRKYVGWPDFEREMREEFVNAQKIEIPITELKVWTKGDLAWFAMEVDYIRYVGEGSAVKRTVLPLRETGVLERRAGRWQLLSWHESFRSAQLGGPLASPAAAAGSQKLVSTVSMPDVSGEWDILEVEDEKRYKATLDKSGNGPYTQQGGRFVTTKIENHLWQGTWHQPGNDREGGFEVLLSEDGKEAKGIWWYTRVDTRKNIPPKEHGGTYHWKKAASSPASNQ; from the coding sequence ATGCGCCAACAGGCGTCGTTTGTTCTTGTAAGCCTTGCCTTCTTCCTCTGCGTCACCACAAGTTCCTTGGCAGCAGAACCCTCCGATCCCGAGACAGCCATTCGCTTGATGATACGTGCGAACGCCGAAAAAGACCTCCCGGCACTGTCACGCCTCATGGCGCATGATGCCGACATCGTCAGCTATACCGTCGGTGGGCGCAAGTACGTTGGCTGGCCTGATTTTGAACGGGAGATGCGTGAGGAATTTGTCAACGCGCAGAAAATCGAAATTCCCATCACCGAGTTAAAGGTCTGGACCAAGGGCGATCTGGCTTGGTTCGCGATGGAAGTCGACTATATCCGCTATGTCGGAGAGGGATCAGCCGTCAAACGAACCGTCCTCCCTTTACGGGAAACCGGTGTGCTCGAGCGTCGTGCCGGGCGCTGGCAACTGCTGTCATGGCATGAGTCCTTTCGATCCGCTCAACTCGGTGGGCCACTTGCGTCGCCCGCGGCGGCAGCAGGATCGCAAAAGCTCGTTAGCACTGTTTCCATGCCTGATGTCAGCGGGGAGTGGGACATTCTCGAAGTCGAGGATGAAAAACGCTACAAGGCCACCCTCGATAAGAGTGGAAACGGCCCTTACACGCAACAAGGCGGACGGTTCGTCACCACCAAGATCGAGAACCACCTGTGGCAGGGCACGTGGCATCAGCCGGGTAATGATCGCGAAGGTGGTTTCGAGGTACTCCTTTCAGAAGACGGGAAGGAAGCCAAGGGAATCTGGTGGTACACACGAGTCGATACAAGAAAAAACATCCCGCCTAAGGAACATGGAGGCACCTATCATTGGAAGAAAGCGGCATCATCGCCGGCCAGCAACCAATGA